taggcggccaaaacatgccaccacaggcaggttcggcggccgaacatggcttcggctccagaatggcagaactcagcctctcatgcacgatttgcctcccaaaccctccaaactcaagcacaacactcccaaacatgcacaaacatgtacacaagcatataggggtctcaaactatcctataccccaacaaacatcacattgcAACACAATAATCATGCCTTTCATCcttaaactcacataaaccctaaccttTTATAACTAAGCTAATCATGCATCCAACACCCTTCAAACCCCACAAAACtaactaaaaacataaaagaaaggtaggatctccacttatctcttgaaaatcgagaggagagacgatccaaactcggagatgggagaaatcgagctccggggtctccaagcttcaaaactttgttctttgctcaaaaatcttcaaaaccaagttaaaactcatcaaaaacatgaacgatttgaaggaaaacatcaaaactaaccatggaagggcatgaactcacctttgcccgaaaatggggaagaaaactcgcccattttcggacatggggccttttataggtggctggccagaccaccttcgggggccaaaggtgctccttGAACTGCACCATgttcatgttcggcggccgaacctggatttccttccttggtgcttttctttcaaaaactcaatttctttcttacttaaaaccttaaaacacctgaaaacattttagaaaaacacactttacccttctagaggtttccgacatccgagattccatcggaaaaataggaattccgatgccggggtttagccgggtattatagtaGAAGTGAAATGGAGTGTATTTGTCTGCTGAGAAAAGTGATGAGAAAAtgcaagagagagagaaaatacaagaaagagaaaataaaagagcAGTTGAGAGAGAAAtccgaagagagagagagagttgagaAATCATACCATTGACAAGCTACAGTTCCCCTTTCGTATTTCTGTTTCCATTGCTCCTGATTGCTAATAACCTGATGCAAATGCTTCTCATAACTGTTGATCAATTCTAACAATCACTATTCCCAACATTGCCACCCCTGGTATTTCTCAAATTCATTTATCAACTCTCCGCCTATTGCTTCTTGTATAAAGAACTTTATAAAGCTCTTGCATCATTCACTCTTCCGACCTCCATCTTACACAACTTTTGAGATTGCACATTAGGTATGAGGATGAACCATAAGGTTTAATCGTAGAACCAAAGTTGTAATTTACATTTTTCTGTAAGGTAAAGAATTTGAGCATTATCACCAGCATATGATACATTACTGGTCCAATTGACATATTCTAATTTACATAGAGGATTAAGAgctacattaattttataaagcaGCATGATGTTGCTATTGTTTTGGCCAATACCTCGTACTGCTCCTTTCATCTTAgaaatgattaattttaaacCCAAATCATCACTATTCCTCCATGAAGAGACTTCTATTCCAATACTTTACTTGCTTTTTATACTCGTTACTTACAATATCCATGTCAAAATAGTCTCACAAAGAACTTTAAGAAGCCAACAACCTTATGGCATATCACTAGGTATGCTGTACACCTTTCTTTTGAGAAAGACCAATTCCATAATATCAATTGTTTCTAATGGAGCAAATGCCTTTTGAAAGTTCAAGGACAAAATGTTGGGTTTGGCGTTTGTTATAACTTTATATCAATCACAATTTAGAACAGTAAAATGTTGTCAGATTTACATAAATCACCATTTAGCACAGGAAAATGTTGTCAAATCATTACCCAACTGACACTGGCGGATCTCAGTGTATCTACATTTTAATGGCAACAGCATTTGACTTATTAGCAGCATTTGGCTTGGTAGTCTGTCTGTAGCCTGTAGGATTTTGAGAAGAAATTCAATGTAGGGAAGTTGTTGCAAGTTGATtgttgttaaatttttttatttgtttctgaGTACTATGTTTCCAACCTATTACTTGATCTGCTGGTGCCTTTATTTTTACTTTCCCCCAACCCTTGGGAACTGATTTTGTTTGTGCTCTTATTTGAGGTTCCCCTGTTCAATATACTGAAGAAATTTGATGGTGAGATGGTGACTGAAGTTGTCCGCCCTCATGTAGCCCGGATGAAATACCGAGTCACTAGATTGCCACAGTATCTAATACTTCACATGCAGCGGTTTAAAAAGAACAACTTCTTTATTGAGAAAAATCCAACCTTAGGTGAGCTTTATTTGGCATTTGTATAGTGGATCTAACAATTGagcgaaaagaaaaaaaaatcaacttgtGTTGGTGGCATATTGACCAGCTGATTGATGTTAATATTGCAGTCAACTTTCCTGTGAAGAACTTGGAACTGAAGGATTACATACCTTTGCCGATGCCTGAAGAGAATGAGAGATTGCGCTCAAAGTATGATTTAATTGCGAATATTGTTCATGATGGAAAACCCAAGGAGGGATTCTACAGAGTTTTCGTGCAGCGGAAATCAGAGGAGCTATGGTAATCCCATTCCTAACTCATTATATAGGGATTTGAATGTGAATTAGTAACTATTAACATTTTCATATTCTATGCTTTCAGGTATGAGATGCAGGATTTGCATGTTTCTGAAACTCTTCCTCAAATGGTTGCGCTTTCTGAGGCGTATGTGCAGATATATGAACAGCAGCAGTAGTATAGCATGTAGAGAACATCTGATTGTTGTCTGTAGTTCATTATAGTTGCAAGAGTTATTAACCTCTCCATATGGGTTGCTAGGAGATTAGAACGAGAATACTGGAAGAATGTATTGAATTTTGATCGTGCAAAGTAGGTTAAGAGTTTTCTGTTTAGTGGAAGTATTTTTTGACATGGAAAACAATCCATGTTTTGGAGCATGTAATTGGTGTTGAAATTGTAGGATCCTGACATGAGATGTACAGCATTACAAATGTTGCGGCTATTATGTTTTCAAAGGAATTCAAATAACTGGTTTTGGGAGTTGCTGTTAGTATGGTAAATTTCtagtttcaaaatttaaaaataaaattatccatttaataagaaatgaaagtcAGATATATTATTTTACCAATCAGCTATGATTTTACTAAAAAGCATTTCCATATTATGTTTCTTGAATGGGCAAATATAGGGACAATGTTAATAAGATTAGAACATAGTTTCAGCGTGAAAAATTGATCTAAGAATATCTTTGATCataatctttttggaaaaactACTATTCTCaacatttatttttcatttttctgtttttcttaattacaataatttcttcatgattttaaaatttttatcttatctaaatgaattttttactattttttcaaaataaaaaaaataaaaatctctaaaaattaaaatatatatatatttttgatatttttgtcaAAAATATTCCATTTACcttcttattttattaatttttgtgaAAAAAATCCCCACTCCAAGTTCCAAGCAAAAATTTTCAGGGGGGAAAAGGACCGCCATCGTCCTCTGGCAGTAGTGCTCGTTTCCTCTTCTAAGCTATCAGCTTTCAGTTCCGCACCGCAGACGAATACAAGGTGTCCCATGTGAAAGGTACATCCGTAAAATTTGTCTTTAAATCTACTTGCTGTTTCTTGCGATTTATGCTAATATGGTTTGCGGGTAGATTTTCTTACTGGCTTTATTTTGCTTTAATAATGTGGTGTTCTAAAAGTAAGTACGATCTTGGTAATTGAGATATATCGATTGTTAGTATTTACATTTATTTCTTCATTTGTGGTTCTTAATTCGCAGGAAGGATTTGGGTGTCTTTGAGAGCGTGTTTGTGGTCGTTTAATGGCATTCTCTGCAATTAAATCTGGGGAATTGGTGACTTTGAATGATTTGCACCCATCATCTCCTCTTTTTAAGAATGGAGCTTCACTTAGAGTCACCGGAAAGtaagcttttttattttttgcccGTTTCTTTgtatttatttgtaattttagtGTTTCTGCCTACTATGTTCGTTTTCCGATTTCATAGTACTATATCGCTCTTTAGGTCTTTATTTCCTTTTCGACTTCAAAAGTTTATCCATTTTGTGTTTTCTTATACTCTTGTTGGATTTTGAATTATGCTTGTCGAAGATCACAATTCACACGAGTCGTGTGCGCAGTAGTTGCTATGAACTCGTTTAGTACCCATTGTTGGTCAAAAGCAGAATTTATTTGAGGTAGGAGTTGATAATGTTGTCCAGTGAGGAAACTGGAGGTTGGTGGCAATGATGATAGGTTCTATGTTGCTTTTTAATGATGATGAAATGGTGTTTCATTTGTGTTGGGAGGGTTGCAGTAGCTAACAGTTGTACCTGGCACTGATAACTAGGTGGATATGATGGTGGTAATGTCAGGATGTAAGAGGAGGTAGAGGATTTAATCGTAAAGATAAGGTGGTAAATGGGTAGCAATGGAGGCAGTGATGGTTGAGGCAAAAGGGCTATGGAGCGGTGATGGTTGAGGCAAAGGGGCAATGGAAGTGATGTGGTGTTTGTGGCATGTCATAGGTGGCAGCATTTTTCTCTGAGAAGCTAAATGTCACAGCAAGGAAGCCCTTGGTATTAGACTCTGTTGGAATGAGTTGATTCAATGGGAGTGCCTGATGCACAAATATTGGAATAGCAGCTCCTGACTTGCAGTAATGGCCTGAAAATTATACATATCTTGAGGTTATGAAGAGTTTGTCCTAGAAATATCACATATCAGATGAATTATAGTATCATAGTCGTAGCCATTAAGCAATTGATAATGTAAGCAGCGCCCCAGTGGGCACGTGAGGGATCGTTGCTTCACAACAGTAGCTCATTGCATCTCACGTATGGATTGTGAGActtgtaattttctttttcaagaaTCATCCCTATTTAAATGTCTTTAGGTTTATTTGTGAAGAAACAAATTTGTGCCTGTCTGAGGTGTCCTTAGTTACACACTCTCAAAAACTAGAGGGTCCAAGACATTGAGTAGAGTTCactatgtgattgttttaatgAGGGATTGAAGCATGTTGACTGGTCCTGGAATCATGGGTTTATGAATACTCTAGAATCAATACAAAAACAATTACTATATTATGGATCATAACATACAGCCCTGGATATTTTGATATTTGGTGTCATACATGATATCATCTCTCAAGTCTCTGCATATTTCATTTACAgattttttttggaaaattttttaatttttcttatagGCCAGGTTATAAAGCAATGATGTGAAATATAATGAACTTATTTTGCTTCATCGTTTGGATGTGGATGAGCTTATGATTACACCATGTGTTGTATGTTCTGGTAGGAGATTCTGAATGGTTCTGCAAATGCTTTTACATAATTAGCTGATTATATTTTTTGTTGCAACATATTGGAAAACTTAAATCTGTAGATCCCTTTGTAGGCTACAAGAATATACTGTGGAAACAGCCATTGCTATAATTGCCGACGGAAACAAAATCCTGAAGATCGACACTCAGCACTTAAGAGACCTTAGCTTTCGAATCGGTTCTGTTTACCAGTTCATTGGTGAACTTGTTGTCCAACCTGATAATGAGGTAAGACACTGGAGCAGTTGAATTGAAGTGTTGCTGCACTTGTGTATCTCTCTAGTTTCAATGTGTTGTTAGTCTAAACTGGCGGCATTTTGTTTTAGGCAATCTTGCAGGCACGAGTGGGTAGGAATGTGGATGGCATTGACCTCAACCTTTATCATCAGTCTCTACAAGTATTAAGACAGTTTCAAGCCGACCACCTAAAGAATTCCACAATATGATGCACATTGAAGTTTATATATCCACTAGTTTGTCTTTAGATCTAGTCTAACCAACTTATTCTCAAGACGACCAATTTGTTCAAATTCTGATCCCTTTGCAATCAATTTCAATATGTAACATTACTCAATAAAGAGACTCACGTAAAGCAAGCACTTAAGCCAGTCGAGCTCAGATTCATGAGCCACCTCAAAGAAACCTCTTAAACCCATAATGAAACTCCCATCCACTCTTCTCAAAATAGTCGCCTATATAGATGGACTACTCTTTTGATAGTTGGTTAGCAAATAGAAtataaagaaagaagaaataaaaaaaaaaaaattattatttttatattttataaaattaataaatttaatgaaaaaaatcttgagtttatcaattaaattaattaattatggtgtaaaataatatatgagttaagttagaaaaagaaaaacaatttcATTCTTCTAAACGTTGAATGCATTTTTGCCAAGTTCAACTTAATCTATCTCTATACATGTGGTAAGCTAAGTTTTCTTATGAAtttctttccaaaaaaaaaaagttttcttAAGGAGTTGTAATTAAGAAAACTATGACTTGCTATTTCTTTTAAGAATTGATTGCTCTCTATTATTCTTTatgtctatttttttttaatataaagttGACTCTATTGACATTTTAAAATAACTACAATATATTGAATTAGAAGTTTTAAAGTTTGTATAGcaaaatgataataatttcatgagaatatgaaaaatgattttcaaaaaatatattagagaataatcaataattttaaaaaaatggaagcagattttttaaatgagaaaagtatttaaataataattataaaaataactgttaattaaataaataataatttattgaacTAATGAATTAAATCTgaaaacaatttattttaataaataaactactttactatattttaaaaaaacatatattaaaaatctaGTTAAGTTATCgaataaagtatttttaattaattataccacagtaattaaaaaatattgaaataggagaaattttatttaaattaatttaattgaaaaattaaaaaaataatttaataatactaataattaactttttaaataaattgtaaattaaaacgataatattaaaacataaaaataaaaaatttagtttaataatTACATCAAAATTCCTCAAACAAAGTAATACCAATTAGTTTTGGTAATAAAATTCTGTTACttcatatgaaaaatatttctatcattttattaatttataatgaatTTGCACACCGACAAGATTAATAGTTATCTAGATAAAAGAacaattattttgtaaaaaattaagtaattttttatttatttttaattatatatcttAATATCATTTaccactaataaattttttttgaaaaaaaaaaaaaaaaaattcttgaaACGCGCCTCACGTAATTAGCCGTTTTGTAATGGAGTTACCCTTCCGAGCTTCTCTGGTGTCTTGTGAGTGCTCCAATTCACAGACAAGACAACCAACATTCTACagtgtctctctctctctcaaagcTTCCTCCTTCCACCACAAGTAACTCATAACTGTAAAACGTTTCAGTGACCATAAATAATCATCTCCCTTTAAACGTTTTAAGTGCCATAAACAACCATCTCCCATTCTCCTCCTTCTCCACCGACCTTTcaacttcatttttcttttcttcttctatttttctttcttgttttctcTGACTGATTTTTCTTCTCCTCGCTTGTTTCCAATCTTTTATTTACTCCCTGTTGACGAGATTTTTAGTGGTGAAACTTGAAAGAAACTCCCTGAGAGGAGAAGTCACCGTTTCCTGCTTATCATAATCGATGGAGGGGTTTCCATTTGATGTGACCAAGAAAGTCACCAATGCTTTTGATGATATCAAACATGAAGCTGAATCTGTGAAAGACTTTGTTACAGGTGACAAGTCCAAGTCTGAGAGAGAAAATAATGATGTGCTGAATTCTGAAAGCGGTAACACTCCAGAGGAAGAGGCGGAATCTAAAGCTGAGGAAGAGGCAGAGCCTAAAGCTGAGGAAGAGGCAGAGTCTAAAGCTGAGGAAGAGGCAGAATCTAAAGCTGAGGAAGAGGCAGAATCTAAAGCTGAGGAAGAGGCAGAATCTAAAGACACGAGTGACGTCGTAGCTGAATCAGCTGAGCCTATTGAACCTGCGCCTGAAGAACTGTCTTCTACTGTAGAAGCATCAGTTGAGAAATCAAACGATTCTGACGTCACTGCATTGGAACAAGaagaaattgaagagaaaatcaTCCCATCTTCAAATGAGACTGATGAGGTGGCCCCAATAGCGGCAGATGAGGTGTTGAATGAAACAGACAAAATAATGTCACCATCAACAACTCAGGATGAGATTAATGGAGGATCATCTGAAGATAAAATAAAGCTGCCATCTTTTGATACTTTTTCTGCAATTGCAAGAAACGTGGTATCGGAAGttcaagaagtcaaggagagagTGTTGCCATCTGTGGATGAAAATGGTGGGGTTCCTCCAGTAACAGAGGTGGAGCCAAAAGGAGTTGAGGAAGCAAAGATTGTACCTTTGGATGATAGCACAGGGGACTCCTCTGGAGTTGTTGATAGAGAATTCGTTAACGATTCATTGATTCCATCAGTGAATGCCACTGAGATTGGAAGCAATGATGGTGTCCCTGAGACCACAGAAAATCCTGTCAGTATCATTCTCCGCGATCCAACGATTGAGATTCATTTACCCTTTTTTTACACCTTAATTTTAGCCTTAGATTTTCGTCTGATGAGTTTGAATTCCATTGCAGTCTGTTACACCTCAGAACCAGCGCAGCCTGCAAGCTGCATCTTGGAGAAATTGCTTTGGCTGGTTTGATACTCTCTGGCGCTCAAATAGGCGACTCAAGGTAAGCAAACTCCATTAAGAATAAATTCATTCCATTTCTTTCTGGTTACGGAATTCAATTCtctcttttcatttttaatttttccaaaCATAAAATGcccaatatttattttcttttccctttgtGTAATGCAGATATGAGGCATAGCTTCAGACTGCTACTAAGCTATGAAGCTCACAAAGCATAATGGATTGTTTGGTTTCTAAAATTTTCCATACCTTGTGTTTGTCCTTTGTTTGGTGTGTTTGTGTGGTTAAACAGTTCAAGTATGATCTCTTTGTAATCTAATTTGGGATATTGGATTTCTATTGTTTTGATAGAGATTATAGTATCACAtgttcttttttattaaatttctgaATTCAAGTTATCCAGTTTTGCATATGCTGTAGAATAAAAAGGAAACAAATGAAGTTCATTTACTTGCAAGGAATCAGACTCCATTTTACTTACACTGTAACCCTGCCACTCTGGGCCTCAACTCCAGCATTTGGGGAAACAAGGCTTTCTATGTATGCAGTTGCTTCATAGTAATCCCACCCATTGGGTACTGTAAATTCTTTTACAATCTCTTCTTCAGGATTGAACAGAACTAATTCCCATCCATCAAAAGCCAGCAGAAAATTACCATTCTTTGCAAACCATAGCACCTGAAGACAATATTTACATCCTGGTAATGGGTCGCTGCAGAAACTGAACAATCTAGTCCAGGAAGCCTCAGGGCCATATCCCTTCATTATCCAAGCCTCGTAATATGGATCATAAGTCCCATTACAGACACAAAGGAATCCCTTTAGAACATTTAAATTCAATTGCCAGTTTTGAGAAATATGATATGGCACTGTTACCATTTCTAGGAATTTCTCCTCTGCCAAATCAAATGAAACGATCACAAACCTTCTGTCCGGATAACTCTCCTCAACCAGCCAATGCAGAATTCCATTTAGATGAGTAGCTGGGCCCATGAAAGCAGCACTACAATGGAGATTTGGTATTCTTCTCCACTCATTACCTTTCAAGTTAAAGACCTCCATTTCAACTTCAGAACTCGAAGCAGAGATGGAACCTCGTACTATTTTGTAATCATCAAGGTGAACTTATCGTCTGGAAAACAGCAACTGGGCATTGCCAATTCCCCGGATTCCCAGGTAGACGGATTCCACATAATGATTTGTGGGTTAGAGTCCAAAACTGCAGCAATCAGGCCGTTGCAAGATCCCACGAAACGGAGTTCACTTCCGCTCCTCACAGGATAACCGAGCTCTCTAGTTGCTGTACTGTCATCGCCATCACAGTAAGCTTGGAGATCTATGGACTGTAAGGGAAAAGTCGCGAGAAAGAGCCTGTGGCGGCTGTCGCTGGTGTCTTGCAATTCTTTTCTCCAGATGAATTTTGTATTCTCATTCTTGCCAAGTTAATGACTTTAatgaattttcttatttttacaaaaaaaaaaaaaaaaggaatagaacatatctttattttttttaatttgatttttttttattcagtaAAGGGCGAATAAATCAAAtagtaataattaataaagtatATTAGCAAAATATAGCTCTCACCTTTGCTTATGTTGTTTTGAGCGTGCTCTCCTGCCCCACTTGAGTTGTTTATTTTGGATTTACTCTCTCCACCAAACATAAAAATTCTGATTATTAATTGTATCTTTAAATTATGTTTTTCTGAAATCTACACTTGAGATGGCGAGAGAATTGATATCTAATTTAACTTGATGTCATCTATTGTATTAACCTTATGTGCAAATGATGTTAAAGTCTAATTTTGTTGTTGTGGCAACCCAAGGTTTGCCACTATGTCGTTGATCCGTCCACCTGAAAGTTAAAAGAGATTGAGATGCCATGAGTTTTGCTTCATTACAGCGCTTTATAGTCTAAAGCCTGAAGATCCTTGGGTCTCCGGctgtttctttattgttatcTGTGTTTTGACTTAAAATGTGTAGTTTGGAGACTCCTCAAAGCATAATATTTATTCAGTTGGATTTCCATTGAATGAAATGTTGATGGAGATAAGTTCTTCAGTATTGCATTTActatagaaattttttttaaagaaaacaaTGAAATTAGTTTACTTGTAATGGAATCATTAAGGATCCCAAAGACAGGAAGGTTACTAATACTAATATAATCTGTGTCGATTGCTTCATTCTGTTGCTTGTTCTCTCCATTTTAATTACCGGCCTCCACTGCAGCATTTGGGGAGACAAGGCTTTCTATGTATGTAGTTGCTTCAAAGCAATCCCATTCATTGGGTACTGTAAATTGTTTTACAGTCTTTTCTTCAGGATTAAAAACAACTAATTCCCATCCTTCATAATCAAGCACAATATTACCATTCTTTGCAGCCCATAACACCTGAAGCCAATATTTACATCCTGGTAATGGGTCACTGCAGAAACTAAACAATCTAGTCCAAGAAGCTTCAGGGCCATATCCCTTCATTATCCAAGCCTCGTAATATGGATCGTAAGTCCCATTACAGGCGCAAAGGAATCCCCTTAGAACTTTTAAATCCAAGTGAGAGTTTTGAGAAATATGATCTGGCACTGTTACCATTTCTAGGAATTTCTCCTCTGCCAAATCAAACGAAACGATCAGATATCTTCTGTTTGGATACTTTTCCTCAACCAGCCAATGCAGAACCCCATTTAGATAAGTAGCTGATCCCGTGAAAGCAGC
The Manihot esculenta cultivar AM560-2 chromosome 1, M.esculenta_v8, whole genome shotgun sequence genome window above contains:
- the LOC110620671 gene encoding CST complex subunit TEN1 isoform X1; amino-acid sequence: MAFSAIKSGELVTLNDLHPSSPLFKNGASLRVTGKSLCRLQEYTVETAIAIIADGNKILKIDTQHLRDLSFRIGSVYQFIGELVVQPDNEAILQARVGRNVDGIDLNLYHQSLQVLRQFQADHLKNSTI
- the LOC110620671 gene encoding CST complex subunit TEN1 isoform X2, which encodes MAFSAIKSGELVTLNDLHPSSPLFKNGASLRVTGKLQEYTVETAIAIIADGNKILKIDTQHLRDLSFRIGSVYQFIGELVVQPDNEAILQARVGRNVDGIDLNLYHQSLQVLRQFQADHLKNSTI
- the LOC110600422 gene encoding eukaryotic translation initiation factor 4 gamma; the encoded protein is MEGFPFDVTKKVTNAFDDIKHEAESVKDFVTGDKSKSERENNDVLNSESGNTPEEEAESKAEEEAEPKAEEEAESKAEEEAESKAEEEAESKAEEEAESKDTSDVVAESAEPIEPAPEELSSTVEASVEKSNDSDVTALEQEEIEEKIIPSSNETDEVAPIAADEVLNETDKIMSPSTTQDEINGGSSEDKIKLPSFDTFSAIARNVVSEVQEVKERVLPSVDENGGVPPVTEVEPKGVEEAKIVPLDDSTGDSSGVVDREFVNDSLIPSVNATEIGSNDGVPETTENPSVTPQNQRSLQAASWRNCFGWFDTLWRSNRRLKI
- the LOC110600411 gene encoding F-box/kelch-repeat protein At3g06240 isoform X1 yields the protein MSRLPPQLPLEIFIDILSRLPVKPLLRFKSVCKSWRSLISNNPEFAKFHLERAKQDTSDSCHRLFLATFPLQSIDLQAYCDGDDSTATRELSYPLRSESELSFVGSCNGLIAAVLDSNPQIIVWNPSTGQSRELSMPSCCFPDDKLFSGFGYESHLDDYKVVRGSISASSSEVEMEVFNLKGNEWRRIPNLHCSAAFMGPATHLNGILHWLVEESYPDRRFVIVSFDLAEEKFLEMVTVPYHISQNWQLNLNVLKGFLCVCNGTYDPYYEAWIMKGYGPEASWTRLFSFCSDPLPGCKYCLQVLWFAKNGNFLLAFDGWELVLFNPEEEIVKEFTVPNGWDYYEATAYIESLVSPNAGVEAQSGRVTV